From the genome of Bosea sp. Tri-49, one region includes:
- a CDS encoding cupin domain-containing protein → MSAPKQNHREDVAGRANVEDTPELLAYYEQLEALEAGALWTVANKIEPWAPKSASVPVLWRYRDLREHVLRSVELVTPEKAGRRVIYLNNPGRRDVSAAVGWLYSGLQVMHPGETASAHAHSASALRFIMEGSGAYTIVDGHKMTLGANDFVLTPNGTWHEHGVSSDGSTCIWQDGLDIPLVNALEANFYAVHSDLRQAVGYPVDDMTGAWGNPGLRPAGHDWGKPYSPLLKYEWAPTYEALTRFSKVTDGSAFDGVLMNYVNPITGGPVMQTIGASMQMLRPGEKTKAHRHTGSFIYQVAKGSGHSVIDGKRFDWQERDIFCVPSWAWHEHANASASDDACLFAFNDMPVMNSLGLYREEAFGDHGGHQPLAL, encoded by the coding sequence ATGTCAGCTCCGAAACAGAACCATCGAGAGGATGTCGCCGGCCGGGCGAACGTCGAGGACACGCCAGAGCTGCTGGCCTATTACGAGCAGCTGGAAGCGCTCGAAGCGGGCGCGCTCTGGACCGTGGCCAACAAGATCGAGCCCTGGGCGCCCAAATCGGCCTCCGTTCCCGTGCTCTGGCGCTATCGCGACCTGCGCGAGCATGTCCTGCGCTCGGTCGAGCTGGTCACGCCCGAAAAGGCCGGCCGCCGCGTGATCTATCTGAACAATCCGGGCCGGCGGGATGTCTCCGCCGCCGTGGGCTGGCTCTATTCGGGCCTGCAGGTCATGCACCCCGGCGAGACGGCCTCCGCCCACGCGCATTCAGCCTCGGCGCTGCGCTTCATCATGGAAGGCTCCGGCGCGTACACCATCGTCGACGGCCACAAGATGACGCTCGGAGCCAATGACTTCGTGCTGACGCCGAACGGCACCTGGCACGAACACGGCGTCTCGTCTGATGGCTCGACCTGCATCTGGCAGGACGGTCTCGACATCCCGCTGGTCAACGCGCTGGAAGCGAATTTCTACGCGGTCCATTCGGATCTGCGCCAGGCGGTCGGCTATCCCGTCGACGACATGACCGGGGCCTGGGGCAATCCCGGGCTGCGGCCGGCCGGCCACGACTGGGGCAAGCCCTATTCGCCGCTGCTGAAATACGAATGGGCGCCGACCTACGAGGCGTTGACGCGCTTTTCCAAGGTGACGGACGGCTCGGCCTTCGACGGCGTGCTGATGAACTACGTCAATCCCATCACCGGCGGGCCGGTGATGCAGACGATCGGCGCCTCGATGCAGATGCTGCGGCCCGGCGAGAAGACCAAGGCGCATCGCCACACTGGCAGCTTCATCTACCAGGTCGCCAAGGGCAGCGGTCACTCCGTCATCGATGGCAAGCGCTTCGATTGGCAGGAGCGCGACATCTTCTGCGTGCCGTCCTGGGCCTGGCACGAACACGCCAACGCGTCGGCCAGCGACGATGCCTGCCTCTTCGCCTTCAACGACATGCCGGTGATGAACTCGCTCGGGCTCTATCGCGAGGAAGCGTTCGGCGACCATGGCGGCCACCAGCCGCTCGCACTCTGA
- a CDS encoding GntR family transcriptional regulator: MRVKRNAAAMAGHEETASPEASFTAAETAYRKLRSDIVAGVFEPGQPLRLEFLRQRYGLSFSPLREALNRLQTERLVLAAALRGFSVAPVSIEEMWDVTETRTLIECEALKRSIARGDDDWEAGIVAAFHALDLQVRRHVPAGRELSVDELSALEIRHQEFHRALIARCGSRRLINLSDQLHVETQRYRLPALAGKMPTGPRDVAFEHRQIMDAALARDADKAQDLLAAHYRRTAELIEAQMSPRSG, translated from the coding sequence GTGCGCGTGAAGCGAAATGCGGCAGCTATGGCGGGCCATGAGGAGACGGCCTCCCCCGAGGCGTCGTTCACAGCGGCTGAAACCGCCTATCGGAAACTGCGGAGCGATATCGTCGCGGGTGTCTTCGAGCCCGGGCAGCCGCTGCGGCTCGAATTCCTGCGCCAGCGCTACGGACTGAGCTTCTCGCCGCTGCGCGAGGCGTTGAACCGCCTGCAGACCGAAAGGCTCGTCCTCGCGGCAGCATTACGCGGCTTCTCGGTCGCTCCAGTCTCGATCGAAGAGATGTGGGATGTGACGGAGACAAGAACGCTCATCGAATGCGAGGCTCTCAAGCGGTCCATCGCTCGCGGCGACGATGATTGGGAGGCCGGCATCGTCGCGGCCTTTCACGCGCTCGACCTGCAGGTGCGCCGGCACGTTCCGGCTGGCCGCGAGCTCAGTGTCGACGAGCTGTCAGCGCTCGAGATCCGTCATCAGGAGTTCCACAGGGCACTCATTGCCCGGTGCGGCTCGCGCCGGCTGATCAACCTCTCCGACCAGCTCCATGTCGAGACCCAGCGTTATCGCCTGCCGGCGCTCGCGGGAAAGATGCCGACGGGCCCGCGCGACGTCGCGTTCGAGCATCGGCAGATCATGGACGCGGCTCTCGCAAGAGATGCCGACAAGGCCCAGGATCTTCTTGCCGCGCATTATCGGCGGACGGCGGAACTGATCGAGGCGCAGATGTCGCCTCGATCCGGCTGA
- a CDS encoding winged helix-turn-helix transcriptional regulator — MNNRGGYGQFCPVSMASEILCSRWTTLVVRELLCGSTRFNDLRRGLPKMSPALLSKRLKELQQAGVITVSRKAKGSVEYHLSEAGEELRSLIMGLGNWAQHWMESRLSLKNLDPSLLMWDMRRSLNVKLLPAHRCTIQFLYPELPGSQKRWWLVVADGAVDLCNFDPGHQLDLLVTSSLRTMTAIWMGLTTIKKESDTGHFEIDGDQALACSMQQWLGLSAFAFEPRRVQ; from the coding sequence ATGAACAATCGCGGCGGTTACGGCCAGTTCTGCCCGGTGTCGATGGCCTCGGAGATATTGTGCAGTCGATGGACGACGCTGGTCGTGCGAGAGCTGCTCTGCGGCAGCACCCGATTCAATGATCTGCGGCGCGGCCTACCGAAGATGTCGCCGGCCTTGCTCTCGAAACGGCTCAAGGAATTGCAGCAGGCCGGGGTCATCACCGTATCGCGCAAGGCGAAGGGCTCGGTTGAATATCACCTGTCCGAGGCGGGCGAGGAACTGAGATCGTTGATCATGGGCCTCGGCAACTGGGCGCAGCACTGGATGGAATCGCGGCTCTCGCTCAAGAACCTCGACCCTTCGCTGCTGATGTGGGACATGCGCCGAAGTCTCAACGTCAAGCTGCTGCCGGCGCATCGCTGCACGATACAGTTTCTGTACCCCGAACTTCCGGGGTCACAGAAGAGGTGGTGGCTGGTGGTGGCCGACGGTGCAGTCGACCTTTGCAATTTCGATCCCGGCCATCAGCTCGATCTGCTGGTCACGAGTTCCCTGCGCACGATGACAGCGATCTGGATGGGGCTGACGACGATCAAGAAGGAGTCCGACACCGGTCACTTCGAGATCGACGGCGATCAGGCCCTGGCTTGCTCCATGCAACAATGGCTGGGGCTCAGCGCCTTCGCCTTCGAACCGCGTCGGGTGCAGTGA
- a CDS encoding acyl-CoA dehydrogenase family protein: MSTITASKASAPSFVGGTASPANIVETARHLAPKLAARAAEIDQNDRFVSENYSLLKEAGLVEAGVPRELGGGGAEISELAEMLRVLARACGSTALAFSMHTHQVAIPAWRWRHQKVAAVEPLLKRVAAERIILLSSGGSDWIGGSGKAERDGDGYRITARKVFTSGAEAGDILMTGAIHEGEDGNRSVIHFGAPMKSSAVRIEDTWRTLGMRGTASNDVVIEDLFIPAANVAFSRKAGEWHPVFETIATIAFPLIYAVYLGVAESARDIAIEIAKKKQASDPSLAGRMDTELRAAQLAHRLMLDTVARNAPCAGTVNEVMIGRTLVARHAIAAVDLAMELAGGASFYRATGLERRFRDIQGARFHPLQASPQARYAGAMALGLPTGSIF, translated from the coding sequence ATGTCGACGATCACTGCTTCGAAAGCCTCGGCCCCGTCATTCGTCGGAGGCACCGCCTCTCCCGCCAATATCGTGGAAACGGCGCGCCATCTTGCGCCGAAACTCGCCGCGCGTGCCGCCGAGATCGACCAGAATGACCGTTTCGTCAGCGAGAACTACTCCTTGCTGAAGGAGGCGGGCCTCGTCGAGGCAGGCGTCCCGCGGGAACTCGGCGGCGGCGGCGCCGAGATATCCGAGCTCGCCGAGATGCTGCGCGTACTCGCAAGGGCATGCGGTTCCACGGCGCTGGCTTTTTCCATGCATACCCATCAGGTCGCCATCCCCGCCTGGCGTTGGCGGCACCAGAAGGTCGCCGCTGTGGAACCCCTGCTGAAACGGGTCGCCGCGGAGAGAATCATCTTGTTGTCGTCCGGCGGCTCGGACTGGATCGGCGGATCAGGAAAAGCCGAGAGGGACGGCGACGGCTACCGTATCACCGCGCGGAAGGTGTTCACCTCCGGCGCCGAAGCCGGCGATATCCTGATGACCGGAGCGATTCATGAAGGAGAAGACGGGAACCGGTCGGTCATTCACTTCGGTGCGCCGATGAAATCCTCGGCGGTGCGCATTGAGGATACCTGGCGCACGCTGGGCATGCGTGGCACCGCGTCGAACGACGTCGTGATCGAGGATCTCTTTATCCCTGCCGCGAATGTCGCATTTTCGCGCAAGGCCGGCGAGTGGCACCCCGTTTTCGAGACAATTGCGACCATCGCTTTCCCGCTGATCTATGCTGTCTACCTTGGAGTTGCCGAGAGCGCGCGCGACATCGCCATCGAGATCGCGAAGAAGAAGCAGGCATCCGACCCGTCGCTGGCCGGACGCATGGACACCGAATTGCGGGCCGCGCAGCTCGCACACCGTTTGATGCTGGATACCGTGGCGCGTAACGCGCCGTGCGCCGGGACAGTCAACGAGGTCATGATCGGGCGTACTCTGGTTGCCCGTCACGCGATTGCAGCCGTCGATCTGGCGATGGAGCTGGCAGGCGGTGCGTCGTTCTACCGGGCAACGGGATTGGAGCGGCGCTTCCGTGACATCCAAGGGGCACGTTTTCACCCGCTCCAGGCCAGCCCCCAGGCACGCTATGCCGGTGCAATGGCGCTAGGCTTGCCGACGGGTTCGATCTTTTGA